The Trichoderma atroviride chromosome 5, complete sequence genome contains a region encoding:
- a CDS encoding uncharacterized protein (EggNog:ENOG41) — MALLVMSNSAFGSIIKSVILLPLLAVLLGLAYAFCITVYNLFFHPLRNYPGPWLWAASDIPYSLVSIGGNAHKKMLQIHIKYGPVVRVGPNTVFYSHPDASKELRGHRKGKGVEHLKDPHLHSGNQSNAIGASRENHIRYRRNLSYGFSHQAMLDQEPIINRYINTLLTELKARCANQEKVDVVRWYNYTTFDIIGDLAFGEPFYCLEKSDYHPWVALIFSGVKNMSFISVCSKFGKLGMLLALLFVPKDLPAKGREHRRLSIEKTRRRLDSGSSRPDFMTALTTTRGSAEELSFEELVSNASLLIAAGSETTATALSAATYYLGIYPETFKKLAAEIRSAFRSEEDITLTSAQHLNYLQGVIDEAMRLFPAAPGTQPRIISPGGDVIVGRYVPAGTVVGIWQWVNHHNPAHFRDAESFIPERWLGDARFENDKRDAFMPFSVGPRNCIGHNLAYAEMRLILAKVVWNFDIELSEESIGWDTRSKVYMLWEKGPINVQLTKRNGI, encoded by the exons ATGGCGTTGTTAGTTATGTCCAATAGTGCCTTTGGCTCTATAATAAAGTCTGTAATATTGTTACCACTTCTTGCCGTTCTTCTT GGTTTGGCATACGCATTTTGCATTACGGTTTATAACCTCTTCTTTCACCCCCTTCGTAATTATCCTGGACCATGGCTCTGGGCAGCCTCAGACATTCCATACTCTTTGGTATCAATCGGTGGCAATGCCCATAAGAAAATGCTTCAAATTCACATCAAATATGGACCAGTGGTGCGCGTTGGTCCCAACACAGTGTTTTACAGCCACCCAGATGCCTCCAAGGAACTTCGTGGTCACCGTAAAGGCAAAGGAGTGGAGCACTTGAAAGATCCTCACCTACACTCTGGTAATCAAAGCAATGCTATTGGTGCAAGCCGGGAGAATCATATTCGGTACCGACGAAACTTATCTTATGGATTTTCGCACCAGGCCATGCTGGATCAAGAACCAATCATCAATAGATACATCAATACGCTATTGACGGAACTGAAAGCACGATGCGCCAACCAGGAGAAAGTCGATGTTGTCAGGTGGTACAATTATACAACATTTGACATCATAGGGGATCTGGCTTTTGGTGAGCCCTTCTACTGTCTCGAGAAATCAGATTACCACCCATGGGTGGCGCTCATCTTTTCTGGCGTCAAAAATATGTCATTCATTTCAGTTTGCTCAAAGTTCGGAAAGCTTGGCATGTTACTGGCATTACTTTTTGTGCCCAAAGATTTACCGGCAAAGGGTAGAGAGCACCGGAGGCTGTCTATCGAGAAAACACGTAGGAGACTTGATTCGGGATCAAGCCGGCCGGATTTTATGACGGCCTTGACAACGACTCGAGGGTCCGCAGAG GAATTGTCATTTGAAGAATTAGTATCAAACGCCAGCCTGCTTATCGCTGCCGGTTCGGAGACAACCGCCACAGCTTTATCGGCAGCGACCTACTATCTTGGGATATATCCAGAAACCTTTAAGAAGCTAGCTGCTGAAATTCGTTCAGCTTTCCGTTCGGAGGAAGATATAACCTTGACTAGCGCGCAGCATCTAAATTATTTGCAAGGCGTGATTGACGAAGCGATGAGGCTATTTCCTGCGGCGCCTGGCACACAGCCTCGCATTATTTCACCCGGTGGTGACGTGATTGTTGGCAGATATGTTCCAGCTGGT ACCGTCGTTGGGATATGGCAATGGGTGAATCATCATAATCCCGCCCATTTCCGTGACGCTGAATCTTTTATTCCGGAGCGATGGCTTGGCGATGCACGCTTCGAGAACGATAAAAGAGATGCATTTATGCCATTTTCTGTCGGACCGCGGAATTGCATTGGACACAA TCTTGCGTATgcagagatgagattgattCTTGCAAAGGTAGTTTGGAATTTCGACATAGAGCTGTCAGAAGAAAGCATTGGGTGGGATACAAGaagtaaagtatatatgcTGTGGGAGAAGGGCCCCATAAATGTGCAGCTTACAAAACGGAATGGTATttaa
- a CDS encoding uncharacterized protein (EggNog:ENOG41~SECRETED:SignalP(1-20)), which translates to MKTQMLSSIGLFAASAVAQAVLNSGTGFGTLYYDVVDVDGCQDDFSNQNLGFVECNFFTGLSLDAINSDNLVAMNHTLLAGDLATYCGKKVIVTTNGVQHDLDLFIGDGCARCAGGSSNNGVWNPNGAPGLDFSFTVAQQLNSNACFNGHFDLSWEIVDETLYNFDTNAPGQPTGPVNQRRSVDKRSERDSRRRL; encoded by the coding sequence ATGAAGACTCAAATGCTCTCCTCCATCGGCCTATTTGCCGCATCTGCTGTCGCTCAAGCTGTTTTGAACAGTGGAACTGGCTTTGGAACCCTTTACTACGacgttgttgatgttgatggctGTCAAGACGACTTTTCTAACCAAAACCTTGGATTTGTCGAATGCAACTTTTTCACTGGTCTCTCACTGGATGCGATTAACAGTGACAACCTCGTTGCCATGAACCACACTCTGCTGGCCGGCGATTTGGCCACGTATTGCGGCAAGAAAGTCATTGTCACCACCAATGGCGTTCAACATGACCTCGACCTGTTTATCGGTGATGGCTGTGCCCGATGCGCCGGCGGCTCCAGCAACAACGGCGTTTGGAACCCTAACGGTGCTCCAGGATTGGATTTCAGCTTCACTGTTGCTCAACAGCTGAACAGCAACGCGTGCTTCAATGGTCACTTTGATCTTAGCTGGGAAATCGTTGATGAGACCCTTTACAACTTCGACACCAACGCACCAGGTCAGCCTACCGGTCCCGTAAACCAGCGCCGCTCGGTCGACAAGCGATCTGAGAGAGAtagccgccgccgtctttAG
- a CDS encoding uncharacterized protein (EggNog:ENOG41~TransMembrane:3 (o58-80i160-180o531-553i)) — protein sequence MLNYDIDVGNEPSLQDSLLTAHDPAAKAKTNPTSTKPDNSLENDISPSSNVPYVSKDYWGWEIFGVLGSAAIIVGIAVILDRFDGKRQPSWEHVSLNSLISWLSTAAKFCLLMPISRGLGQLKWVWFAEKKRPLSDLEEFDSASRSISGSAKLLWRLKGLHFAALGSLTIILASGFDPFIQNLIHYYPNTVSDPSQLAYLANLSTYTAVGPLLGGHLSDVDLGLKANVYNAILNPKASQFWAQPQYICNTGNCTWKPAASIGICPLCADISSDLSVSCKNTALPDTDESYRECTVSLTNGFSTWFVDGGLNSYPMIIGNSQENSNVNPLVYKNHTFPLIQAIKALYNDTNQNLAIELTNETHFIATECSLEPCVRSVQPSVIRGIYSESTPTYWLELENRTAGSNSLLHVTLTPPWGSNLGIQEGQSFGIDFYALDALSVHISTLFSGKVHVGSDTLFFNASRPDILQAIFYGHFADCDNPSDKVGCTVNNVAKAMSKSFWDTPYMNYGMEGANMTIGETLVTLTFVRIQWWWLVFPATIWLLSVVTLLGTVWKTRRAQVQVWRNSPFPLILLHRHEDFEANGSYDISTAGLSTRAKKLRVKLHVPEDNIRVTNHSLN from the exons ATGCTAAATTACGATATTGATGTCGGTAATGAGCCGAGTCTCCAAGATTCTCTTCTCACAGCTCATGACCCTGCAGCAAAGGCCAAAACAAATCCTACCTCAACAAAGCCTGACAATTCTTTGGAGAACGATATATCACCAAGTTCTAACGTGCCATATGTTTCAAAAGACTATTGGGGCTGGGAAATTTTTGGAGTCCTTGGTTCAGCCGCAATAATTGTTGGCATAGCTGTCATACTTGATAGATTTGATGGCAAGAGGCAGCCTTCCTGGGAGCATGTCTCACTCAactctctcatctcttgGCTTAGCACAGCTGCCAAATTCTGTCTTCTTATGCCCATTTCCAGGGGTCTTGGTCAGTTGAAGTGGGTGTGGTTTGCGGAAAAGAAACGGCCGCTTTCGGACCTCGAAGAATTCGATTCTGCGAGTAGAAGCATTTCTGGAAGCGCCAAACTTCTTTGGAGACTGAAAGGACT GcattttgctgctcttggtaGTCTAACTATCATCCTGGCTTCTGGATTCGACCCATTTATTCAGAACCTGATCCATTACTATCCGAATACTGTTTCAGACCCCTCCCAACTTGCTTACCTGGCCAACCTTTCGACCTATACTGCTGTTGGTCCACTGCTTGGTGGTCACC TCAGTGATGTGGACCTAGGTCTCAAGGCTAATGTCTACAATGCCATTCTGAACCCCAAAGCATCTCAATTTTGGGCTCAGCCTCAGTACATCTGCAACACAGGAAACTGTACATGGAAACCAGCAGCCAGTATCGGCATCTGCCCTCTCTGTGCCGACATCAGTTCGGATCTGTCCGTGTCATGTAAAAACACGGCACTACCTGACACGGATGAAAGCTATAGAGAGTGTACCGTTTCTCTCACCAACGGCTTTTCTACTTGGTTTGTAGATGGCGGGCTAAACAGCTACCCAATGATTATAGGGAACTCCCAGGAAAACAGCAATGTCAATCCCTTGGTGTACAAGAACCACACTTTCCCCCTCATTCAAGCCATCAAGGCTTTATATAATGATACGAATCAGAATCTCGCCATCGAATTGACCAACGAAACGCATTTTATAGCTACAGAGTGCTCCCTTGAGCCCTGCGTGCGAAGTGTCCAGCCTTCTGTCATAAGGGGCATTTACAGCGAATCCACACCAACCTACTGGCTCGAGCTTGAAAATAGGACAGCCGGCAGCAATAGTCTTCTGCATGTAACCTTAACTCCGCCATGGGGCTCAAATCTTGGAATCCAGGAAGGTCAGAGCTTTGGGATCGATTTTTATGCGCTCGATGCGCTCAGCGTCCATATCTCTACTCTGTTCTCAGGCAAGGTGCACGTTGGTTCAGACACTCTGTTTTTCAATGCATCGAGGCCTGATATACTACAAGCAATCTTTTATGGGCACTTTGCCGACTGTGACAATCCGTCAGATAAAGTTGGCTGCACTGTTAACAACGTCGCTAAAGCTATGTCGAAATCTTTCTGGGACACTCCATATATGAACTATGGTATGGAAGGTGCAAACATGACTATAGGAGAGACACTTGTCACTCTTACTTTCGTTCGAATTCAGTGGTGGTGGCTTGTTTTCCCAGCAACCATCTGGCTACTCAGTGTCGTCACCCTGTTGGGAACCGTGTGGAAAACGCGCAGAGCTCAAGTGCAAGTATGGCGGAATAGTCCTTTCCCGCTGATTTTACTTCATCGCCATGAAGATTTTGAAGCTAATGGGAGCTATGATATCTCTACTGCTGGCCTTTCGACAAGGGCAAAGAAACTGCGTGTTAAGCTTCATGTGCCAGAAGATAACATACGTGTCACAAACCATTCGCTAAATTGA